In Aspergillus nidulans FGSC A4 chromosome II, a single window of DNA contains:
- a CDS encoding uncharacterized protein (submitted as non-partial;~transcript_id=CADANIAT00004365): ILSSFTLPGPNPPNSSPTITATEGETQGEKLSRNGPDEWKKTLLHILGLLGEGAEDPELLTDVEASASVNATGEDDKELVITIRKRIQTITQKLGSLTLQQDEEQDIELFDWTNLAVTRADILEQRFNSLLDRFRTAESTIKLLNKQLEEFISSKNQHEQQLFSGIVQLLNEKKLKIRNQQRLLASAKVDPERLSKVQAAAFTDNSRPKPKGAKGGRQKRPAATLADESSDDGFEKMSVEDCENVSQGADEETADEGRSTPEPLEDESGTTAAAADDDVVESALSTSRSQRGDSGSQGPLAQATANSPPPRRELPFAKKTEKDPGPGHLSSRAWQDSVESGGETDDDEL; the protein is encoded by the exons ATTCTGTCCTCGTTCACACTGCCCGGTCCAAATCCACCAAACTCCAGCCCCACTATAACTGCGACAGAGGGAGAGA CTCAGGGCGAAAAACTATCAAGGAACGGACCTGATGAATGGAAAAAAACACTCCTGCATATTCTCGGTCTCCTGGGAGAGGGAGCAGAGGACCCAGAGCTCCTTACAGATGTCGAAGCATCGGCCAGTGTAAATGCAACCGGAGAGGATGATAAAGAGTTGGTGATTACAATAAGAAAGAGAATACAGACTATAACC CAAAAATTAGGATCTTTGACTTTGCAACAAGATGAGGAGCAAGATATCGAGCTGTTTGACTGGACGAACCTCGCTGTCACCCGGGCGGATATTCTTGAGCAGCGCTTTAATTCATTACTCGATCGTTTCCGCACAGCCGAGAGTACAATCAAGTTGCTAAACAAGCAACTGGAGGAGTTTATAAGCTCAAAAAACCAACATGAGCAGCAGCTATTTTCGGGTATTGTGCAGTTGttgaatgagaagaagctgaaaatCCGCAACCAACAACGTCTGCTGGCCTCTGCAAAGGTCGATCCAGAGCGAC TCTCCAAGGTGCAGGCAGCTGCGTTCACAGATAACTCGAGGCCAAAACCAAAGGGAGCAAAGGGTGGAAGACAAAAACGTCCCGCAGCAACATTAGCCGACGAATCTAGTGATGACGGTTTCGAGAAGATGAGTGTTGAGGACTGCGAAAATGTCAGTCAGGGTGCGGACGAGGAGACGGCTGACGAAGGACGATCGACGCCCGAACCACTTGAAGACGAGAGTGGTacaactgctgctgctgctgatgatgatgttgttgagtCTGCTCTAAGTACCAGCCGATCTCAACGAGGAGATAGTGGGAGCCAAGGGCCGCTCGCACAAGCTACAGCAAACTCGCCCCCGCCGCGAAGGGAGCTTCCCTTTGCGAAGAAAACGGAAAAGGATCCCGGGCCTGGGCATCTTTCCTCGCGAGCGTGGCAGGATTCAGTTGAATCCGGAGGGGAGACAGATGACGACGAACTGTAG
- a CDS encoding protein byrA (transcript_id=CADANIAT00004364): protein MAPSTVDVRPNSEGSIECWDDDDELQCYEDIHLRAASSTTSVTNSSVRRSGHRDSISSRRSARSDLDSTTGGDEDWQIQLLDEDEFVNEEAITSVQNAGIPLPVNIPRAALVGGTIKRLGRKKTKREFIDDWSDDLELPSPSVALELKRFHETSLPEALLHLGSTSPDAVNGPPFLKNDVTPQLPMHAIPGDYSTSIDVDDTEDIPTIKAAKQVPSQIPRIISNLDFSKETASAENFENDFELPANDSLQLRNPSASVLSPAPDDIDIDWSEGSIGVRFGGTTRDHRSNPSSSISVVSPSASSYLTGESDDEGLDGLVIPEGPLNLGGRLTQLEKHNFPDTPYRVPEGRRQEQLRSDDFFSGLDINSGDLFSARRPSINPNIKYKTEPLGSPARRSATTLTFTNAAVSPKTRIPRLSGHDRTRSTHLETVSESGAPLSKFRTSPRRPGHVSHSSVSSLPIAGSSQGSSIQFTPTRRSVGSRVSKEALAGEHAPGKQLLKTKRSMPSMRNAPHTTSSTSFACPPGQSGLNWLNTGTWAATDRAGLDGKLSTRKAQTPFLPAGASERQSHHVSVKSYRYSRRSSDGASDAISSQGTVTRLPRTSRQDGSGVTSETLSTTPKRTLTRPARRRNYGDGSELASFDDLPTSTAMESKFVKQPSGRGAPRSLKNRLSISQSGPSKPDSPQQMLTTNNPLQQQASIPRFARDTNASRNAREQRIASMSSISKTRENNPLTPLSSNWKPQNISRMPSTTGSVRSKKGRLGSSSGSRPQLIKPIGAGVQERKYTFRWEGNEKLVQGFDSATPKSPKPSPALITNVGAMQNVQVVGGMVFDPQRMCWLKLAPCQPGLDGVLAVEDEDDVFSNFADLEEAGVSNKRAAGAPEDFGPAVSGDDRSGEDSSDEWPITEEFDVGPEFIKRQHTEEEKWRRKVNKWMNHNPAGSGSSWRWAIRDLVRSNSTLGAQELSNA, encoded by the exons ATGGCGCCATCCACCGTCGATGTGCGCCCAAATAGTGAGGGGTCAATTGAGTGTtgggacgacgatgatgaacTACAATGTTACGAGGACATCCACCTCCGTGCTGCGTCAAGCACTACATCTGTAACCAATTCCTCTGTCCGCCGATCTGGACATCGCGATTCGATTTCTTCGCGTCGCTCTGCTCGCTCTGATCTCGATTCCACCACAGGCGGAGACGAGGACTGGCAAATTcagcttcttgatgaagatgagttTGTGAATGAAGAAGCTATAACTTCTGTCCAAAATGCAGGGATTCCTTTGCCGGTGAACATCCCTCGCGCAGCTCTCGTCGGAGGTACAATTAAACGCCTTGGGAGGAAAAAGACAAAGCGAGAGTTCATTGATGATTGGTCTGACGATTTGGAGCTGCCCAGCCCCAGTGTTGCTCTAGAGTTGAAACGGTTCCACGAAACATCTCTTCCTGAGGCGCTTCTGCATCTTGGCTCTACTTCTCCAGACGCTGTAAACGGCCCTCCCTTCCTAAAAAACGATGTGACGCCGCAACTACCCATGCACGCAATTCCGGGTGACTATTCAACAAGCATCGACGTCGATGACACTGAAGACATCCCAACTATCAAAGCTGCTAAGCAAGTTCCTTCGCAGATACCGAGGATTATCAGCAATTTGGATTTCAGCAAAGAAACTGCTTCAGCAGAGAACTTTGAAAATGATTTTGAGCTGCCGGCGAACGATTCCCTGCAGCTGCGCAATCCGTCTGCAAGCGTGTTAAGCCCAGCTCCTGACGATATTGACATCGATTGGTCCGAGGGTAGCATTGGTGTACGATTTGGGGGTACTACGCGGGATCATCGCTCGAATccaagctcatcaatctcAGTTGTAAGCCCGAGCGCATCAAGTTATTTGACAGGTGAAAGCGATGATGAAGGGCTCGACGGCCTTGTGATTCCGGAAGGGCCTTTGAACCTAGGGGGACGTCTAACTCAGCTTGAGAAGCATAACTTTCCGGACACACCCTATCGTGTGCCCGAAGGTAGACGCCAAGAACAACTTCGCAGCGACGACTTTTTCTCTGGTCTGGATATTAATAGTGGTGACCTCTTCAGCGCTAGGAGACCCTCAATAAATCCAAATATCAAATACAAGACAGAGCCTCTTGGAAGCCCGGCGCGGCGTTCTGCGACGACCCTGACATTTACGAACGCCGCTGTATCGCCAAAAACTCGTATACCTCGCCTTTCTGGACACGACCGAACTCGCTCAACCCATCTGGAAACGGTCTCTGAGAGCGGTGCTCCCTTATCAAAGTTCCGCACATCTCCACGCCGACCAGGCCATGTCTCTCACTCCTCCGTGTCTAGTCTTCCAATAGCTGGGTCATCACAGGGGTCATCAATTCAGTTTACACCAACCCGACGTTCAGTGGGTAGCCGGGTCTCAAAAGAAGCCCTAGCAGGGGAGCATGCTCCTGGGAAGCAACTTTTAAAAACGAAACGATCAATGCCATCAATGCGCAACGCACCGCATACGACAAGTAGCACTTCATTCGCATGCCCCCCTGGGCAAAGTGGCTTGAACTGGCTTAATACCGGCACCTGGGCTGCCACTGACCGCGCTGGACTGGATGGGAAGTTATCAACTCGTAAAGCCCAGACGCCTTTCTTACCTGCCGGAGCCTCAGAAAGACAGTCTCACCACGTCAGCGTGAAAAGCTACCGATATTCACGCCGGAGCTCTGACGGTGCCAGCGATGCTATCAGCTCCCAAGGTACCGTTACTCGATTGCCGCGAACCAGCCGTCAAGATGGCTCAGGCGTAACTTCAGAAACATTAAGCACAACCCCCAAAAGGACCCTCACCCGACCAGCACGTCGCCGAAATTATGGTGACGGGTCTGAACTAGCCTCTTTCGACGACTTACCTACATCTACCGCAATGGAGAGCAAGTTTGTAAAACAACCCAGTGGCCGTGGGGCACCGCGATCCTTGAAAAATAGACTGAGCATAAGTCAATCCGGACCTTCAAAGCCGGATTCACCTCAACAGATGTTGACTACAAATAACCCACTTCAACAGCAAGCATCTATCCCCAGATTTGCGCGAGATACCAATGCATCAAGGAATGCTAGGGAACAGCGCATCGCCTCTATGTCCTCCATTTCGAAGACACGGGAAAACAATCCTCTCACCCCTCTTAGCTCAAACTGGAAACCCCAGAATATCTCACGAATGCCGTCAACCACGGGATCAGTAAGAAGCAAGAAGGGGAGACTGGGCTCGTCATCTGGATCTAGACCGCAGCTAATAAAACCGATTGGTGCGGGGGTACAGGAACGAAAAT ATACTTTCCGTTGGGAAGGGAATGAGAAATTGGTTCAAGGCTTCGACAGCGCCACGCCCAAGTCGCCTAAACCATCGCCCGCCCTAATTACCAATGTGGGGGCTATGCAAAACGTGCAAGTGGTTGGCGGAATGGTGTTTGATCCGCAACGCATGTGCTGGCTCAAGTTAGCGCCGTGCCAGCCGGGCTTGGATGGAGTTCTTGCagtcgaagatgaagatgatgtaTTCTCGAACTTCGCCGATCTAGAGGAGGCGGGCGTCTCCAATaaaagagcagcaggagcccCAGAGGACTTCGGTCCAGCAGTTAGCGGAGACGATCGAAGCGGCGAGGATTCTTCTGACGAGTGGCCCATAACAGAGGAGTTTGACGTGGGCCCAGAGTTTATTAAACGCCAGCAtacggaagaagaaaaatggaGACGCAAGGTCAACAAGTGGATGAACCATAACCCTGCTGGCTCCGGAAGCAGCTGGAGGTGGGCTATCCGGGATTTGGTACGATCTAACAGCACGCTTGGGGCTCAAGAGCTCAGCAATGCATGA
- a CDS encoding putative NADH-ubiquinone oxidoreductase, subunit G (transcript_id=CADANIAT00004366) has product MRPQLFRAAARSVRVPKVNTARTFVTTVPRSAEVELTIDGKKVSVEAGSALIQACEKAGATIPRYCYHEKLMIAGNCRMCLVEVERAPKPVASCAWPVQPGMNVKTDSPLVHKAREGVMEFLLANHPLDCPICDQGGECDLQDQSMRYGADRGRFHELGGKRAIEDKNIGPLVKTSMNRCIQCTRCVRFMNDVAGAPELGTTGRGNDMQIGTYLEQNLDTELSGNIIDLCPVGALTSKPYAFRARPWELKHTESIDVHDALGSNVRIDTRGMEVMRVLPRLNDDINEEWINDKSRFACDGLKTQRLTTPLIRQEGKFVPATWEQALTEIASAYQKLQLKENEFKAISGHLVDAETMVAMKDLANKLGSDNLALDQPGGSSPIAHGVDIRSNYLFNSKIYGIEEADAILLVATNPRHEASVLNARIRKQYLRSDLEIGLVGEAFESTFDFEHLGSDVAALKAALSGNFGTKLASAKRPMIIVGSAAAEHKDSKAIFEAVGSFVEKHASNFNTPEWQGYNVLQRAASRAAAYEIGFTTPSPEVAQTTPKMVWLLGADEINQSEIPREAFVIYQGHHGDRGAQIADVVLPGAAYTEKSGTYINTEGRVQVTRAATSMPGASRDDWKIIRAASEFLNTPLPYDDIEALRDRMEEISPVMRRYDVVEPTSLAQLSKVQLVDQNKGSQVTNAPFKKVIEDFYFTDSISRSSPTMARASAAKVSGNPDVNYMSTGGEVSPQHMYG; this is encoded by the exons ATGCGGCCGCAGCTGTTTCGCGCGGCCGCCCGGTCTGTCCGGGTTCCAAAGGTCAACACTGCCAGGACCTTCGTGACGACAGTTCCTCGCTCTGCTGAGGTGGAGCTTACAATTG ATGGCAAAAAGGTTTCGGTAGAAG CTGGCTCGGCTCTCATTCAAGCATGCGAGAAAGCCGGAGCGACAATTCCTAG ATACTGTTACCATGA GAAGCTAATGATCGCGGGAAACT GTCGCATGTGTCTCGTCGAAGTCGAAAGGGCTCCCAAACCTGTGGCATCATGTGCCTGGCCGGTTCAGCCCGGTATGAATGTCAAAACAGATTCCCCGCTAGTGCACAAAGCTAGAGAAGGCGTTATGGAATTCCTACTTGCGAACCATCCTCTAGACTGCCCAATTTGTGACCAGGGAGGAGAGTGCgatcttcaagatcagtcAATGCGCTATGGTGCCGATCGTGGCCGTTTCCACGAACTTGGAGGCAAGCGCGCTATTGAGGATAAGAACATTGGTCCCCTTGTCAAGACCTCTATGAACAGATGCATTCAGTGCACTCGTTGTGTTCGGTTCATGAACGACGTTGCTGGCGCCCCCGAACTTGGAACCACCGGTAGAGGGAACGATATGCAAATTGGTACCTATCTAGAGCAGAATTTGGATACAGAGCTCTCTGGAAACATCATTGATCTTTGCCCCGTTGGCGCGCTGACCTCCAAACCGTATGCCTTCCGCGCGCGTCCCTGGGAGCTGAAGCATACCGAGTCGATTGATGTACATGACGCTCTGGGCTCCAACGTCCGGATAGATACCCGTGGAATGGAAGTGATGCGTGTCCTGCCAAGACTCAACGATGATATCAACGAGGAATGGATTAACGACAAATCTCGTTTTGCATGCGATGGCCTCAAGACTCAACGACTCACCACTCCTTTGATTCGACAGGAAGGGAAGTTTGTTCCTGCAACGTGGGAGCAAGCTCTGACCGAGATTGCATCGGCATACCAAAAGCTTCAACTGAAAGAGAACGAATTCAAAGCCATTTCTGGTCACCTTGTGGACGCGGAAACCATGGTTGCGATGAAGGACTTGGCTAACAAGCTTGGCTCTGATAATCTTGCCTTGGATCAGCCCGGTGGTAGCTCGCCAATCGCCCACGGCGTCGATATCCGCTCAAATTACCTCTTCAACTCTAAGATCTACGGCATCGAAGAGGCGGACGCCATCCTTTTGGTCGCGACGAACCCTCGCCACGAAGCTTCCGTTCTCAACGCTCGCATTCGCAAGCAGTACCTTCGCTCTGATCTCGAAATCGGTCTCGTCGGGGAAGCTTTCGAAAGCACATTTGACTTTGAACACCTTGGTTCAGACGTTGCTGCTCTGAAGGCCGCCCTGTCAGGGAACTTTGGCACAAAGCTGGCTTCCGCCAAGCGACCCATGATTATTGTCGGCAGTGCTGCGGCCGAACATAAGGATTCGAAAGCAATCTTTGAGGCGGTTGGTAGCTTTGTGGAGAAGCACGCCAGCAACTTCAACACACCAGAGTGGCAAGGTTATAATGTTCTTCAGCGCGCAGCATCGCGTGCTGCGGCATACGAAATCGGCTTCACGACCCCCTCTCCTGAGGTAGCACAAACAACGCCTAAGATGGTTTGGCTACTTGGTGCAGATGAGATTAACCAATCGGAAATTCCTCGCGAAGCGTTTGTCATTTACCAAGGACATCACGGTGACCGCGGGGCTCAAATCGCGGATGTTGTTCTGCCAGGAGCTGCGTATACCGAGAAGTCAGGCACCTATATCAACACCGAGGGTCGCGTTCAAGTCACTCGCGCAGCAACTTCAATGCCTGGTGCTTCTCGAGATGACTGGAAGATCATTCGGGCTGCCAGTGAATTCCTCAACACTCCTCTCCCATATGACGACATCGAGGCTCTTCGGGACCGCATGGAAGAGATCAGCCCTGTTATGCGTCGTTACGATGTTGTTGAGCCCACCTCTCTGGCTCAGTTGAGCAAGGTCCAATTGGTCGATCAGAACAAGGGATCTCAAGTAACCAACGCACCTTTCAAGAAGGTGATTGAAGATTTCTATTTTACAGATTCGATCTCCAGAAG TTCGCCGACAATGGCTCGCGCTTCGGCAGCTAAGGTCTCTGGAAACCCTGATGTGAACTACATGTCTACAGGTGGTGAAGTGTCTCCGCAGCACATGTATGGTTAA
- a CDS encoding uncharacterized protein (transcript_id=CADANIAT00004363): MSSFHRRSNDGQEGYFINPHLSLPIPGGHGEGHDFEAGSYHFPQHHFTSYAQHFSLPYNHSNMSPHHSHGASMAPVPDHTTLHLPPAQCMPQHRYLQGPAYLPLHEALTETELESQDSRNEDTMLSEPIIPPLEGFPDVKEFDRLVKRYKFSLLCPTPILSIAGFELTLSFS; this comes from the coding sequence ATGAGCAGTTTTCATAGGCGCAGCAATGACGGACAGGAAGGCTACTTCATCAACCCGCACTTATCCCTGCCTATCCCAGGTGGTCATGGCGAGGGTCATGATTTCGAAGCAGGCTCCTACCATTTCCCCCAACATCATTTCACTTCATATGCGCAGCatttcagcttgccctatAACCATTCAAACATGTCGCCCCATCATTCTCATGGCGCATCGATGGCGCCGGTTCCTGACCACACAACCCTGCATCTCCCGCCTGCACAATGCATGCCGCAGCACCGTTATCTCCAGGGGCCAGCctaccttcctcttcatgaAGCATTGACAGAGACCGAGCTTGAGAGCCAGGACTCTAGGAACGAAGATACCATGCTTTCAGAGCCGATAATTCCTCCGCTAGAAGGCTTTCCGGATGTCAAAGAGTTCGATAGGTTGGTCAAGAGGTATAAATTCTCCCTTCTCTGCCCTACCCCTATCCTCTCCATAGCAGGTTTTGAGCTCACACTGAGTTTTTCATAG